In the genome of Lynx canadensis isolate LIC74 chromosome F1, mLynCan4.pri.v2, whole genome shotgun sequence, one region contains:
- the VSIG8 gene encoding V-set and immunoglobulin domain-containing protein 8, with the protein MAVRGAFHLLLVCLSPALLSAVRINGDGQEILYLAEGDNVRLGCPYILDPEDYGPNGLDIEWMQVNSDPSHRENVFLSYQDKRINHGNLPHLQQRVRFAASDPSQYDASINLMNLQVSDTATYECRVKKTTMASRKVIVTVQARPAVPLCWSEGHMTHGNDVVLKCFANGGTPPLSYKWAKISGHTHPYRAGSYHSQHNFHSELSYQESFHSSLNQGLNNGDLVLKDISREDDGLYQCTVANHVGYSVCVVEVKVSDSRRIGMIIGAVLGSLLMLGCLLVGIWGLVCCCCGGAGAGGSRGAFGYGNGGGVGGGACGDLASEIREDAEAPGCKAGGRGRSVTHLLGYPTQTVSRSLRRKYAPPPCGGPEDVALAPCAASAAAAAACEAGPSPVYVKVKSAEPADCAEGPRERTDGLLV; encoded by the exons ATGGCAGTCCGAGGAGCGTTCCACCTTCTGCTCGTGTGCCTGAGCCCAG CACTGCTGTCTGCCGTGCGGATCAACGGGGATGGCCAGGAGATCCTGTACCTGGCAGAAGGTGATAATGTGAGGCTGGGCTGCCCCTACATCCTGGACCCTGAGGACTATGGTCCCAATGGGCTGGACATCGAGTGGATGCAGGTCAATTCAGACCCCTCACACCGGGAGAATGTG ttCCTTAGTTACCAGGACAAGAGGATCAATCATGGCAACCTTCCCCACCTGCAGCAGAGGGTCCGCTTTGCAGCCTCAGACCCCAGCCAGTATGACGCCTCCATCAACCTCATGAACCTGCAGGTGTCTGACACGGCCACCTACGAGTGTCGGGTGAAGAAGACCACCATGGCCAGCCGGAAGGTCATCGTCACTGTCCAAG CGCGGCCCGCGGTGCCCCTGTGCTGGTCTGAGGGCCACATGACCCACGGCAACGACGTGGTGCTCAAGTGCTTTGCCAACGGAGGCACCCCGCCCCTCTCCTACAAGTGGGCCAAGATCAGCGGGCACACCCACCCCTACCGCGCCGGTTCCTACCACTCGCAGCACAACTTCCACTCGGAGCTCTCCTACCAGGAGTCCTTCCACAGCTCCCTGAACCAAG GCCTGAACAACGGCGACCTGGTGCTGAAGGACATCTCCCGGGAGGATGACGGGCTCTATCAGTGCACGGTGGCCAACCACGTGGGCTACAGTGTGTGCGTGGTGGAGGTGAAGGTCTCAG ACTCCCGGCGCATAGGCATGATCATAGGCGCAGTGCTGGgctccctgctcatgctgggCTGTCTGCTGGTGGGCATCTGGGGGCTCGTCTGCTGCTGCTGCGGGGGCGCCGGGGCCGGCGGCTCCCGCGGTGCCTTCGGCTACGGCAACGGCGGCGGGGTCGGCGGAGGGGCCTGCGGCGACTTGGCTAGTGAGATCAG AGAGGACGCCGAGGCGCCCGGGTGCAAGGCCGGCGGGCGCGGCCGCAGCGTCACCCACCTGCTGGGGTACCCGACGCAGACCGTCAGCCGCTCCCTGCGCCGCAAGTACGCGCCCCCGCCCTGCGGCGGCCCCGAGGACGTGGCCCTGGCGCCCtgcgccgcctccgccgccgccgccgccgcctgcgAAGCGGGCCCCTCCCCGGTCTACGTCAAGGTCAAGAGCGCGGAGCCCGCCGACTGCGCCGAGGGGCCGCGGGAGCGCACCGACGGCCTCCTGGTGTGA